TCGACGAGCTTGGAACCACCCTCGACGGTATCGACGGAGTCGTTGATCAGCGTCTTGATCTCCTTGGCCGCGGCGGCGGAGCGCTGCGCCAGGGTCCGGACCTCCCCGGCGACCACGGCGAAGCCGCGACCCTGCTCCCCGGCCCGGGCTGCCTCGACGGCGGCGTTGAGGGCGAGGATGTTGGTCTGGAAGGCGATGCCGTCGATGACCTGGATGAT
The Wenzhouxiangella sp. XN24 genome window above contains:
- a CDS encoding methyl-accepting chemotaxis protein: SLEETASSMEELTSTVKQNADNARQANQLAHGASDVATKGGDKVREVVVTMGAITESSKKIADIIQVIDGIAFQTNILALNAAVEAARAGEQGRGFAVVAGEVRTLAQRSAAAAKEIKTLINDSVDTVEGGSKLV